One stretch of Streptomyces sp. NBC_01363 DNA includes these proteins:
- the leuA gene encoding 2-isopropylmalate synthase, with protein MTDANPAQTPAETAVGRPTPITNATQLQKPSGMPIHKYGTYEAVDIPDRTWPDKRITVAPRWLSTDLRDGNQALIDPMSPARKREMFDLLVRMGYKEIEVGFPSSGETDFAFVRSIIEEGAIPEDVTISVLTQAREDLIERTVESVVGARRATVHLYNATAPTFRRVVFRGSKDDIKQIAVDGTRLVMEYAEKLLGPETTFGYQYSPEIFTDTELDFALEVCEAVCDVWQPEEGREIILNLPATVERSTPSTHADRFEWMSRNLSRREFVCLSVHPHNDRGTAVAAAELAVMAGADRIEGCLFGQGERTGNVDLVTLGMNLFSQGVDPQIDFSQIDEIRRTSEYCNQMEVHPRHPYAGDLVYTAFSGSHQDAIKKGFDAMEADAAAQGKTVDDLEWAVPYLPIDPKDVGRSYEAVIRVNSQSGKGGIAYVLKNDHKLDLPRRMQIEFSRIIQAKTDAEGGEVTPTQIWSTFRDEYLPNPENAWGRVQLRTGQTTTGSDGQDTITVEATVDGADTVLTGTGNGPISAFFEALQAIGIDARLLDYTEHTMSEGASSQAASYIECAIDGKVLWGIGIDANTTRASLKAVVSAVNRATR; from the coding sequence ATGACCGACGCAAATCCCGCTCAGACCCCTGCTGAAACCGCTGTCGGCCGTCCTACGCCGATCACCAACGCGACTCAGCTGCAGAAGCCGTCCGGGATGCCGATCCACAAGTACGGCACCTACGAGGCCGTCGACATCCCCGACCGCACCTGGCCGGACAAGCGGATCACCGTCGCGCCCCGCTGGCTCTCCACCGACCTGCGCGACGGCAACCAGGCGCTGATCGACCCGATGTCGCCGGCCCGCAAGCGCGAGATGTTCGATCTGCTCGTACGCATGGGCTACAAGGAGATCGAGGTCGGCTTCCCGTCCTCCGGCGAGACCGACTTCGCGTTCGTCCGCTCCATCATCGAAGAGGGCGCGATCCCCGAGGACGTGACGATCTCCGTCCTGACGCAGGCCCGCGAGGACCTGATCGAGCGGACCGTCGAGTCCGTCGTCGGCGCCCGCCGGGCCACCGTGCACCTGTACAACGCGACGGCGCCCACCTTCCGCCGGGTCGTCTTCCGCGGCTCCAAGGACGACATCAAGCAGATCGCCGTGGACGGCACGCGGCTGGTCATGGAGTACGCGGAGAAGCTGCTGGGCCCGGAGACGACCTTCGGCTACCAGTACAGCCCCGAGATCTTCACCGACACCGAGCTGGACTTCGCCCTGGAGGTCTGCGAGGCGGTCTGCGACGTCTGGCAGCCGGAGGAGGGCCGCGAGATCATCCTCAATCTGCCCGCCACCGTGGAGCGTTCGACGCCGTCCACGCACGCGGACCGGTTCGAGTGGATGTCGCGCAATCTGTCGCGCCGCGAGTTCGTCTGCCTGTCGGTCCACCCGCACAACGACCGCGGCACCGCCGTCGCCGCCGCCGAGCTGGCCGTCATGGCCGGTGCGGACCGGATCGAGGGCTGCCTGTTCGGCCAGGGCGAGCGCACCGGCAACGTCGACCTGGTCACCCTGGGCATGAACCTGTTCTCGCAGGGTGTCGACCCGCAGATCGACTTCTCGCAGATCGACGAGATCCGCCGTACCAGCGAGTACTGCAACCAGATGGAGGTCCACCCGCGCCACCCCTACGCGGGCGACCTGGTCTACACCGCCTTCTCCGGCTCCCACCAGGACGCCATCAAGAAGGGCTTCGACGCCATGGAGGCCGACGCGGCCGCCCAGGGCAAGACGGTCGACGATCTCGAGTGGGCGGTGCCGTACCTGCCGATCGACCCGAAGGATGTCGGCCGCAGCTACGAGGCCGTCATCCGGGTCAACTCGCAGTCCGGCAAGGGCGGAATCGCCTACGTCCTGAAGAACGACCACAAGCTGGACCTGCCGCGCCGGATGCAGATCGAATTCTCCCGGATCATTCAGGCCAAGACGGATGCCGAGGGCGGCGAGGTCACGCCGACGCAGATCTGGTCCACGTTCCGCGACGAGTACCTGCCCAACCCGGAGAACGCCTGGGGCCGCGTACAGCTGCGCACCGGCCAGACCACGACCGGCTCCGACGGCCAGGACACGATCACCGTCGAGGCGACCGTGGACGGCGCGGACACCGTACTGACCGGTACCGGCAACGGGCCGATCTCCGCGTTCTTCGAGGCGCTGCAGGCCATCGGCATCGACGCCCGGCTGCTGGACTACACCGAGCACACCATGAGCGAGGGCGCCAGCTCCCAGGCCGCCTCGTACATCGAGTGCGCGATCGACGGAAAGGTCCTGTGGGGCATCGGCATCGACGCCAACACCACGCGGGCCTCGCTGAAGGCGGTCGTCTCCGCGGTCAACCGCGCCACCCGCTGA
- a CDS encoding TerB family tellurite resistance protein, with protein sequence MKLRICGIRTVWDPVGDGEFFCPGCGGDRNYRRLTGRRRFVVLGVPMLARGTAGPVVECAACREHFGTDALDHPTTTRLSAMLRDAVHTVTLGVLAAGGTTSRTVLAAAAATVRGAGFDDCTEEQLCTVVEVLTADTGHGSAFDPAAEACGAALSIELHEALEPLAPHLAPAGRESILLQGARIALADGPYGQAEREVLTTVGGALQLCAQDTARLLAEAARTPS encoded by the coding sequence ATGAAGCTGCGTATCTGCGGCATCCGCACCGTCTGGGACCCCGTCGGCGACGGGGAGTTCTTCTGCCCCGGCTGCGGCGGCGACCGCAACTACCGCCGTCTCACCGGCCGTCGGCGGTTCGTGGTGCTCGGCGTGCCGATGCTGGCGCGCGGCACCGCCGGCCCCGTCGTCGAATGCGCCGCCTGCCGGGAGCACTTCGGCACCGATGCGCTCGACCACCCCACCACCACCCGGCTCTCCGCCATGCTCCGGGACGCCGTCCACACCGTCACGCTCGGCGTCCTCGCGGCCGGCGGCACCACCTCCCGCACGGTGCTGGCGGCCGCGGCCGCCACCGTGCGCGGTGCCGGATTCGACGACTGCACCGAGGAACAGCTCTGCACCGTCGTCGAGGTCCTCACCGCCGACACCGGCCACGGCTCCGCCTTCGACCCCGCGGCCGAGGCCTGCGGAGCGGCCCTCTCCATCGAACTGCACGAGGCGCTGGAACCCCTGGCCCCGCATCTGGCCCCCGCCGGACGCGAATCGATCCTGCTCCAGGGCGCCAGGATCGCGCTCGCCGACGGCCCGTACGGACAGGCGGAGCGCGAGGTGCTGACCACCGTCGGCGGCGCGCTGCAGCTCTGCGCCCAGGACACGGCCCGACTGCTCGCCGAGGCCGCGCGCACCCCCTCCTGA
- the recO gene encoding DNA repair protein RecO — MSLFRDDGVVLRTQKLGEADRIITILTRGHGRVRAVARGVRRTKSKFGARLEPFSHVDVQFFARGSELIGRGLPLCTQSETIAPYGGGIVTDYARYTAGSAMLETAERFTDHEGEPAVQQYLLLVGGLRTLARGEHEPHLILDAFLLRSLAVNGYAPSFEDCAKCGMPGPNRFFSVAAGGVICGDCRLPGSVVPSAEAVTLLSALLSGDWETADACEARHVREGSGLVSAYLHWHLERGLRSLRYVEK, encoded by the coding sequence ATGAGCTTGTTCCGGGACGACGGCGTGGTGCTGCGCACGCAGAAGCTGGGCGAGGCCGACCGGATCATCACGATCCTGACCCGCGGCCACGGCCGGGTACGCGCCGTCGCGCGCGGGGTGCGGCGCACGAAGTCCAAGTTCGGGGCGCGGCTGGAACCCTTCTCCCACGTCGACGTGCAGTTCTTCGCCCGCGGCAGCGAACTGATCGGCCGCGGACTGCCGCTCTGCACCCAGAGCGAGACGATCGCCCCGTACGGCGGCGGCATCGTCACCGACTACGCCCGCTACACCGCGGGCAGCGCGATGCTGGAGACCGCCGAGCGGTTCACCGACCACGAGGGCGAGCCCGCGGTCCAGCAGTACCTGCTGCTCGTCGGCGGGCTGCGCACCCTCGCCCGCGGCGAGCACGAGCCGCATCTCATCCTCGACGCGTTCCTGCTGCGCTCGCTGGCCGTCAACGGCTACGCACCCAGCTTCGAGGACTGCGCCAAGTGCGGAATGCCCGGACCGAACCGGTTCTTCTCCGTCGCGGCGGGCGGCGTCATATGCGGCGACTGCCGGTTGCCCGGCAGCGTCGTACCCTCGGCTGAGGCCGTCACCCTGCTGAGCGCACTGCTCAGCGGTGACTGGGAGACGGCGGACGCGTGCGAGGCGCGTCATGTCAGGGAGGGGAGCGGACTGGTGTCCGCCTATCTGCACTGGCACCTGGAGCGCGGGCTGCGCTCACTGCGGTACGTAGAGAAGTGA
- a CDS encoding isoprenyl transferase produces the protein MAVRGMLGGRNRRDYKTPEPHPSGATPPKIPGELVPKHVAVVMDGNGRWAKERGLPRTEGHKVGEGVVMDVLKGCIEMGVKNLSLYAFSTENWKRSPEEVKFLMNFNRDVIRRRRDEMDELGIRIRWVGRMPKLWKSVVQELQVAQEQTKDNDRMTLYFCVNYGGRAEIADAAQRIAQDVAAGKLDPSKVNEKTFAKYIYYPDMPDVDLFVRPSGEQRTSNYLIWQSAYAEMVFQDVLWPDFDRRDLWRACLEFAQRDRRFGGAVEAAQEPTG, from the coding sequence ATGGCAGTACGCGGGATGCTCGGCGGCCGTAACCGGCGCGACTACAAGACCCCGGAGCCGCACCCCTCCGGTGCCACGCCCCCGAAGATCCCCGGCGAGCTGGTGCCCAAGCACGTGGCCGTCGTGATGGACGGGAACGGCCGCTGGGCCAAGGAACGCGGCCTGCCGCGCACCGAGGGCCACAAGGTCGGCGAGGGCGTCGTCATGGACGTGCTCAAGGGCTGCATCGAGATGGGCGTCAAGAACCTCTCGCTGTACGCGTTCTCCACCGAGAACTGGAAGCGGTCCCCGGAGGAGGTGAAGTTCCTGATGAACTTCAACCGGGACGTCATCCGCCGCCGCCGCGACGAGATGGACGAGCTGGGCATCCGCATCCGCTGGGTGGGCCGCATGCCCAAGCTGTGGAAGTCCGTGGTCCAGGAGCTCCAGGTCGCCCAGGAGCAGACCAAGGACAACGACAGGATGACGCTGTACTTCTGCGTCAACTACGGCGGCCGGGCCGAGATCGCCGACGCCGCGCAGCGCATCGCGCAGGACGTCGCGGCCGGGAAGCTGGACCCGTCCAAGGTCAACGAGAAGACCTTCGCGAAGTACATCTACTACCCGGACATGCCGGACGTCGACCTCTTCGTCCGCCCCAGCGGGGAGCAGCGCACGTCCAACTATCTGATCTGGCAGAGCGCCTACGCCGAGATGGTCTTCCAGGACGTGCTCTGGCCGGACTTCGACCGCCGCGACCTGTGGCGGGCCTGCCTGGAGTTCGCCCAGCGGGACCGGCGCTTCGGCGGCGCGGTGGAGGCGGCGCAGGAGCCGACGGGCTGA
- a CDS encoding Fur family transcriptional regulator encodes MATAPISGTNAAPVRGRSTRQRAAVTAALDEVDEFRSAQELHDVLKHRGDSVGLTTVYRTLQSLADAGEVDVLRTTDGESVYRRCSTGDHHHHLVCRMCGKAVEVEGPAVEQWAETIATQHGYVNVAHTVEIFGTCAECAGAKK; translated from the coding sequence GTGGCGACGGCGCCGATCAGTGGAACGAACGCGGCCCCGGTACGCGGCCGGTCGACCCGGCAGCGGGCGGCGGTGACGGCGGCGCTCGACGAGGTGGACGAGTTCCGCAGCGCCCAGGAGCTGCACGACGTGCTCAAGCACCGCGGTGACTCGGTCGGGCTGACCACCGTCTACCGCACCCTCCAGTCCCTCGCCGACGCCGGCGAGGTCGACGTGCTGCGCACCACGGACGGCGAGTCCGTGTACCGGCGCTGCTCGACCGGGGACCACCACCACCATCTGGTGTGCCGGATGTGCGGCAAGGCCGTGGAGGTCGAGGGCCCCGCGGTGGAGCAGTGGGCGGAGACCATCGCCACTCAGCACGGGTATGTGAACGTGGCCCATACGGTGGAGATCTTCGGTACGTGCGCGGAGTGCGCGGGCGCGAAGAAGTGA
- a CDS encoding metal ABC transporter permease, producing the protein MEFLNPPFMQRALLAAVLVGVIAPAVGIYLVQRRQALMGDGIGHIAMTGVGLGFLLSTSPVWMATAVAVAGAVVMELIRWYGRTRGDIALAMLFYGGMAGGVLLINLSDTGSNANLTSYLFGSLSTVSSEDITSICVLAAFVLLVTLGLRRQLFAVSQDEEFARVTGLPVRALNLLVAVTAAVTVTVAMRVVGLLLVSALMVVPVAAAQQISRSFKVTFVLSVVIGTAVTLAGTVTSYYQDVPPGATIVLLAIAVFIALTLLATPLARSRARRSEAASEECTLEVPASRPAPDALRV; encoded by the coding sequence ATGGAATTCCTCAATCCGCCCTTCATGCAGCGGGCCCTGCTCGCTGCCGTGCTCGTCGGCGTCATCGCCCCCGCCGTCGGCATCTACCTCGTCCAGCGCCGCCAGGCCCTGATGGGCGACGGCATCGGCCATATCGCGATGACCGGTGTCGGCCTCGGCTTCCTGCTCTCCACCAGCCCGGTCTGGATGGCCACGGCGGTCGCCGTCGCCGGCGCCGTCGTGATGGAGCTGATCCGCTGGTACGGACGCACCCGCGGCGACATCGCGCTGGCCATGCTGTTCTACGGCGGCATGGCGGGCGGTGTGCTGCTGATCAACCTCTCCGACACCGGCTCCAACGCCAACCTCACCTCGTACCTCTTCGGCTCCCTGTCCACGGTCTCCTCCGAGGACATCACCTCGATCTGCGTGCTGGCCGCCTTCGTGCTGCTGGTGACGCTGGGGCTGCGCCGCCAGCTGTTCGCGGTCAGCCAGGACGAGGAGTTCGCCCGGGTCACCGGGCTGCCGGTGCGCGCGCTGAACCTGCTGGTCGCCGTGACGGCGGCGGTGACCGTCACCGTCGCGATGCGGGTCGTCGGGCTGCTGCTGGTCAGCGCGCTGATGGTGGTGCCGGTCGCGGCCGCGCAGCAGATCTCCAGGTCCTTCAAGGTGACGTTCGTGCTGTCGGTCGTCATCGGCACGGCGGTGACCCTGGCCGGCACCGTGACCTCGTACTACCAGGACGTCCCGCCCGGCGCGACGATCGTGCTGCTGGCCATCGCGGTCTTCATCGCCCTGACGCTGCTGGCGACCCCGCTGGCCAGAAGCCGCGCACGCCGGAGCGAAGCGGCGTCCGAGGAGTGCACCCTGGAGGTACCGGCCTCCCGTCCGGCCCCGGACGCGCTCCGGGTTTGA
- a CDS encoding metal ABC transporter ATP-binding protein has protein sequence MPETGSTTTDPVIALRGATATLGARPVLRGIDLTVHRGEVAALLGANGSGKSTAVRSVIGQVPLTGGSVELFGTPLRRFRDWARIGYVPQRTTAAGGVPATIREVVASGRLSRTRLGLLRRADRAAVDRAIELVGLADRAKDSVDALSGGQHQRVLIARALAAEPELLIMDEPMAGVDLASQEILAATLREQVAAGTTVLLVLHELGPLEPLIDRAIVLRDGCVMHDGPPPKALGQHALPGHDHVHPHAASEPVRTGLLS, from the coding sequence ATGCCCGAGACCGGGAGCACCACGACCGACCCCGTGATAGCCCTGCGGGGCGCCACCGCCACGCTCGGCGCGCGTCCCGTGCTGCGCGGCATCGACCTGACCGTCCACCGCGGCGAGGTCGCCGCCCTGCTCGGCGCCAACGGCTCGGGCAAGTCGACCGCCGTACGCTCCGTCATCGGCCAGGTCCCGCTCACCGGCGGCTCCGTCGAGCTGTTCGGCACCCCGCTGCGCCGCTTCCGCGACTGGGCACGCATCGGTTACGTACCCCAGCGCACCACGGCGGCCGGCGGCGTCCCCGCCACGATCCGCGAGGTCGTCGCCTCCGGACGGCTCTCCCGCACCAGGCTGGGCCTGCTCCGCAGGGCCGACCGGGCCGCCGTCGACCGGGCCATCGAGCTCGTCGGCCTCGCCGACCGGGCCAAGGACTCCGTGGACGCGCTCTCCGGCGGACAGCACCAGCGGGTGCTGATCGCCCGCGCGCTGGCCGCCGAACCCGAGCTGCTGATCATGGACGAGCCGATGGCCGGCGTCGACCTGGCCAGCCAGGAGATCCTGGCCGCGACCCTGCGCGAGCAGGTCGCGGCCGGCACCACGGTGCTGCTCGTGCTGCATGAGCTCGGCCCGCTGGAGCCACTGATCGACCGCGCGATCGTGCTGCGCGACGGCTGTGTGATGCACGACGGGCCGCCCCCGAAGGCGCTGGGCCAGCACGCCCTGCCCGGACACGACCACGTACACCCCCACGCGGCCTCCGAGCCCGTCCGGACGGGACTGCTGAGCTGA
- a CDS encoding metal ABC transporter substrate-binding protein — protein sequence MNVSRLIPTAAVAGAVVLGLTALTACSSSDAADRKNGDKLDVVASFYPMQFLAEQIGGKHVSVTTLTRPGLEPHDLELSPRQIGGLTDADFILYLKGIQPAVDDAIDQSGAKHVVDASKLTTLEDHGTETGGDEHGHEHHGDEAGADPHIWLDPVKYAEVAKGVGASLEKTDPAHAADYRKNTDALVTKLDGLNTAYANGLKNTATKTFITTHSAFGYLAERYGLTQEGIAGVDPEAEPSPARISEIHTVAEKNKVTTVFFETLASDRTASTLAKDTGLKTDVLDPLEGITGKSKGADYIEVMQSNLAALQKALGAK from the coding sequence ATGAACGTAAGCCGCCTCATACCCACCGCCGCCGTCGCCGGAGCAGTCGTCCTCGGCCTCACCGCCCTCACCGCCTGCTCCTCCTCCGACGCCGCGGACCGCAAGAACGGCGACAAGCTGGACGTGGTGGCCTCGTTCTATCCGATGCAGTTCCTGGCCGAGCAGATAGGCGGGAAGCACGTCTCCGTCACCACGCTGACCAGGCCGGGTCTGGAGCCGCACGACCTGGAGCTCAGCCCGCGGCAGATCGGCGGGCTCACCGATGCCGACTTCATCCTGTACCTCAAGGGCATCCAGCCCGCCGTGGACGACGCCATCGACCAGTCCGGCGCGAAGCACGTCGTCGACGCCTCGAAGCTCACCACGCTGGAGGACCACGGCACCGAGACCGGCGGCGACGAGCACGGCCACGAGCACCACGGCGACGAGGCCGGGGCCGACCCCCACATCTGGCTGGACCCGGTGAAGTACGCCGAGGTCGCCAAGGGCGTGGGCGCGTCCCTGGAGAAGACCGACCCCGCCCACGCCGCGGACTACCGGAAGAACACGGACGCGCTGGTCACCAAGCTCGACGGCCTGAACACGGCGTACGCGAACGGGCTGAAGAACACCGCCACCAAGACGTTCATCACCACCCACTCCGCCTTCGGGTACCTCGCCGAGCGCTACGGCCTCACCCAGGAGGGCATCGCCGGCGTCGACCCCGAGGCCGAGCCCAGCCCCGCCCGGATCAGCGAGATCCACACCGTCGCGGAGAAGAACAAGGTCACCACCGTATTCTTCGAGACGCTCGCCAGCGACAGAACCGCGAGCACCCTCGCCAAGGACACCGGCCTGAAGACCGACGTCCTGGACCCGCTCGAAGGAATCACGGGCAAGTCCAAGGGCGCCGACTACATCGAGGTCATGCAGTCCAACCTCGCCGCCCTGCAGAAGGCGCTCGGCGCGAAGTGA
- a CDS encoding glycine--tRNA ligase, with translation MAADKIDSIVSLSKRRGFVYPCSEIYGGQKAAWDYGPLGVEMKENLKRQWWRYMVTSREDVVGLDSSVILAPEVWVASGHVATFSDPLTECTSCHKRFRADHLEEAYEEKHGKPPVNGLADLNCPNCGNKGTFTEPKQFSGLLSTHLGPTQDSGSVAYLRPETAQGIFTNFGQVQQTSRKKPPFGIAQMGKSFRNEITPGNFIFRTREFEQMEMEFFVKPGEDEEWQQYWMDQRWNWYTGLGMREENMRWYEHPAEKLSHYSKRTADIEYRFRFGGSEWGELEGVANRTDYDLKAHSKASGTDLSFFDQEAGERWTPYVIEPAAGVGRAMLAFLLDAYIEDEAPNAKGVMEKRTVMRLDPRLAPVKVAVLPLSRNPQLSPKAKGLATDLRKNWNIEFDDAGAIGRRYRRQDEIGTPFCVTVDFDTLDDNAVTVRERDTMQQERVSLDQIQAYLGARLLGC, from the coding sequence GTGGCCGCCGACAAGATCGACTCCATCGTCAGCCTGAGCAAGCGCCGTGGCTTCGTCTACCCGTGCAGTGAGATCTACGGAGGCCAGAAGGCCGCCTGGGACTACGGGCCGCTGGGCGTCGAGATGAAGGAGAACCTCAAGCGCCAGTGGTGGCGCTACATGGTCACCTCGCGCGAGGACGTGGTCGGACTCGACTCGTCGGTCATCCTGGCCCCCGAGGTGTGGGTCGCCTCCGGTCACGTCGCCACGTTCAGCGACCCGCTGACCGAGTGCACCTCCTGTCACAAGCGCTTCCGCGCCGACCACCTGGAGGAGGCGTACGAGGAGAAGCACGGCAAGCCGCCCGTGAACGGCCTCGCCGACCTCAACTGCCCCAACTGCGGCAACAAGGGCACCTTCACCGAGCCCAAGCAGTTCTCGGGTCTGCTCTCCACCCACCTCGGCCCGACCCAGGACTCCGGCTCGGTCGCCTACCTGCGCCCCGAGACCGCCCAGGGCATCTTCACCAACTTCGGCCAGGTGCAGCAGACCTCGCGCAAGAAGCCGCCGTTCGGCATCGCCCAGATGGGCAAGTCCTTCCGGAACGAGATCACCCCGGGCAACTTCATCTTCCGGACCCGTGAGTTCGAGCAGATGGAGATGGAGTTCTTCGTCAAGCCGGGCGAGGACGAGGAGTGGCAGCAGTACTGGATGGACCAGCGCTGGAACTGGTACACGGGCCTCGGCATGCGCGAGGAGAACATGCGCTGGTACGAGCACCCGGCGGAGAAGCTCTCGCACTACTCCAAGCGCACCGCCGACATCGAGTACCGCTTCCGCTTCGGCGGCAGCGAGTGGGGTGAGCTGGAGGGTGTCGCCAACCGCACGGACTACGACCTCAAGGCGCACTCCAAGGCCTCGGGCACGGACCTGTCCTTCTTCGACCAGGAGGCCGGCGAGCGCTGGACCCCGTACGTCATCGAGCCGGCGGCCGGTGTCGGCCGGGCGATGCTGGCCTTCCTCCTCGACGCCTACATCGAGGACGAGGCGCCCAACGCCAAGGGCGTCATGGAGAAGCGCACCGTGATGCGTCTCGACCCGCGCCTCGCGCCGGTCAAGGTCGCCGTCCTGCCGCTGTCCCGCAACCCGCAGCTGTCGCCGAAGGCCAAGGGCCTCGCCACCGACCTGCGGAAGAACTGGAACATCGAGTTCGACGACGCGGGCGCCATCGGCCGCCGCTACCGCCGTCAGGACGAGATCGGTACGCCGTTCTGCGTCACCGTCGACTTCGACACCCTCGACGACAACGCGGTGACCGTGCGCGAGCGCGACACCATGCAGCAGGAGCGCGTCTCCCTGGACCAGATCCAGGCCTACCTCGGCGCCCGCCTGCTCGGCTGCTGA
- a CDS encoding DUF6243 family protein, which yields MAKSRNNLLGVGGQRKKLSRAEQQGAGPARDADRKTAADQKQELLRKMRERALSGTASESSSDDAAQPDATEQDAPAQS from the coding sequence GTGGCCAAGAGCCGTAACAACCTGCTCGGTGTGGGCGGACAGCGCAAGAAGCTGTCCCGCGCCGAGCAGCAGGGCGCCGGCCCTGCGCGCGACGCCGACCGCAAGACGGCGGCCGACCAGAAGCAGGAGCTGCTGCGCAAGATGCGTGAGCGCGCGCTGTCGGGTACCGCCTCGGAGTCCTCGTCGGACGACGCCGCGCAGCCGGACGCGACCGAGCAGGACGCCCCGGCGCAGAGCTGA
- a CDS encoding MFS transporter, producing MPELSHRRRQLVLAICCMSLLIVSLDSTVLNVALPSMQKELHATVAGMQWTIDAYTLVLASLLMLAGSTADRIGRRKVFKIGLVLFTLGSLLCSVAPNLESLVAFRMVQAVGGSMLNPVAMSIITNTFTDPRERARAIGVWGGVVGISMAAGPVIGGLLVDSVGWRSIFWINLPVGIAALLLTWRYVPESRAPKPRRPDPVGQLLVIGLLGSLTYAIIEAPSAGWTSPRILVFTVLAVCSLVGLLLYEPRRAEPLIDLRFFHSAPFSGATVIAVCAFAALSGFLFLNTLYLQNVRGLSALHAGLYMLPMAALTFVCAPLSGRLVGSRGPRLSLLVAGVAMTACGLLFAVFDAETDNFLLFTGYVLFGLGFGMVNAPITNTAVSGMPRSQAGVAAAVASTSRQIGGTLGVAVIGAVLAAGVAGTGSPRGAEYAVAFVDASKPAWWILGGCGLCVLLVGALTSGRWARETARRTAQRLEKPTGAPAGDQASASSRA from the coding sequence ATGCCCGAGCTCAGTCACCGCCGACGGCAGTTGGTGCTGGCGATCTGCTGCATGAGTCTGCTGATCGTCAGTCTCGACAGCACCGTGCTCAACGTCGCCCTGCCGTCCATGCAGAAGGAACTGCACGCCACCGTCGCCGGCATGCAGTGGACGATCGACGCCTACACCCTCGTCCTGGCCTCGCTGCTGATGCTCGCGGGCTCCACCGCCGACCGGATCGGGCGCCGGAAGGTCTTCAAGATCGGGCTCGTCCTCTTCACTCTCGGTTCGTTGCTCTGCTCCGTGGCGCCGAACCTGGAGTCACTGGTGGCGTTCCGGATGGTGCAGGCGGTGGGCGGTTCGATGCTCAACCCCGTCGCGATGTCGATCATCACCAACACCTTCACCGACCCGCGGGAGCGGGCCCGTGCCATCGGGGTGTGGGGCGGTGTCGTCGGCATCTCCATGGCGGCGGGCCCGGTGATCGGCGGTCTGCTGGTGGACTCGGTCGGCTGGCGGTCGATCTTCTGGATCAATCTGCCGGTCGGCATCGCCGCGCTCCTGCTCACCTGGCGGTACGTCCCCGAGTCCCGCGCCCCGAAGCCGCGCCGCCCCGACCCGGTGGGGCAGCTGCTGGTGATCGGGCTGCTCGGTTCGCTGACGTACGCGATCATCGAGGCGCCCTCGGCGGGCTGGACCTCGCCGCGGATCCTGGTGTTCACCGTGCTCGCCGTGTGCTCCCTCGTCGGGCTGCTGCTGTACGAGCCCCGGCGTGCCGAGCCCCTCATCGATCTGCGGTTCTTCCACAGCGCCCCGTTCAGCGGCGCCACCGTCATCGCGGTCTGCGCCTTCGCCGCGCTGAGCGGGTTCCTCTTCCTCAACACCCTGTATCTGCAGAACGTGCGCGGGCTGAGCGCGCTGCACGCCGGTCTGTACATGCTGCCGATGGCCGCCCTGACCTTTGTCTGCGCACCGCTGTCCGGGCGGCTCGTCGGCAGCCGGGGGCCACGGCTGTCGCTCCTCGTGGCGGGCGTGGCCATGACGGCGTGCGGTCTGCTGTTCGCCGTGTTCGACGCGGAGACGGACAACTTCCTGCTGTTCACCGGCTATGTGCTGTTCGGCCTCGGCTTCGGCATGGTGAACGCGCCGATCACCAACACGGCCGTCTCCGGGATGCCGCGCTCGCAGGCCGGGGTGGCGGCCGCGGTGGCCTCGACCAGTCGGCAGATCGGCGGGACGCTCGGGGTCGCCGTGATCGGTGCGGTACTGGCGGCGGGCGTGGCCGGGACCGGGTCGCCGCGCGGCGCCGAGTACGCGGTGGCCTTCGTGGACGCGAGCAAGCCCGCCTGGTGGATCCTCGGCGGATGCGGGCTGTGCGTGCTGCTGGTGGGGGCGCTGACGAGCGGGCGCTGGGCGCGGGAGACCGCACGCCGGACCGCGCAGCGGCTGGAGAAGCCGACGGGCGCCCCGGCCGGGGATCAGGCCTCGGCGAGCTCCAGGGCCTGA